Proteins from one Cucurbita pepo subsp. pepo cultivar mu-cu-16 unplaced genomic scaffold, ASM280686v2 Cp4.1_scaffold000202, whole genome shotgun sequence genomic window:
- the LOC111784450 gene encoding amino acid permease 4-like, producing MAVLPINDAASFDDDGRPKRTGTFWTASAHIITAVIGSGVLSLAWAIAQLGWVAGPSVMLLFAFIGYYTSCLLADCYRSSDPVNGKRNYTYMHAVRSLLGRSQTTACGVLQYVNLIGISIGYTIASAISMMAVKRSNCFHSSGGKNPCHMSSNPFMVSFGVMEIILSQIPDFDQIWWLSSVAAVMSFTYSTIGLGLGIAKVAETGSFKGTVSGISVGTINQSQKIWRTFQALGDIAFAYSFSIILIEIQDTIRCPPSEAKTMKKATGFSIALTTIFYMLCGCMGYAAFGNDAPGNLLTGFGFYNPFWLLDIANIAIVVHLVGAYQVFSQPVFAFVEKKAAQAWPDSPFITKHHKLSISSSRSYNVNLFRLVWRSLFVCFTTVVAMLLPFFNDVVGIIGALQFWPLTVYFPVQMYIVQKKIPKWSLKWVCVQTMSMGCLLISFAAVVGSVIGVMLDLKVYKPFKTTY from the exons ATGGCCGTGCTTCCCATCAACGATGCCGCTAGCTTCGACGACGATGGCCGCCCCAAAAGAACCG GTACGTTTTGGACAGCAAGCGCTCACATAATCACAGCCGTCATCGGTTCAGGTGTGTTATCATTAGCATGGGCAATCGCTCAACTCGGATGGGTCGCTGGTCCCTCCGTGATGTTGCTATTTGCCTTCATCGGCTACTACACTTCTTGTTTGCTCGCCGATTGCTATCGCTCCAGTGACCCAGTGAATGGAAAGAGAAACTACACTTACATGCATGCAGTTCGCTCCCTTCTCG GTAGAAGTCAGACAACAGCATGTGGAGTACTTCAATACGTGAACCTAATCGGAATATCGATTGGATATACGATTGCGTCGGCGATCAGCATGAT GGCGGTTAAACGGTCAAATTGCTTTCATAGTAGTGGAGGGAAGAATCCATGTCATATGTCAAGCAATCCATTCATGGTGTCTTTTGGAGTAATGGAAATAATTTTGTCTCAAATTCCTGATTTTGATCAGATTTGGTGGCTCTCTTCAGTGGCTGCTGTCATGTCTTTTACCTATTCCACCATTGGCCTTGGCCTTGGAATAGCCAAAGTTGCag AAACGGGGAGTTTTAAAGGGACGGTGAGTGGAATAAGTGTGGGAACAATAAATCAAAGCCAAAAGATATGGAGAACTTTCCAAGCACTTGGCGACATCGCTTTTGcctattctttttcaattatcCTTATTGAAATTCag GACACAATCAGATGCCCACCCTCGGAAGCAAAGACAATGAAGAAAGCGACAGGATTCAGCATTGCATTGACCACAATATTCTACATGCTATGCGGTTGCATGGGCTACGCAGCCTTTGGCAACGACGCCCCAGGCAACCTCTTGACTGGCTTTGGCTTCTACAACCCATTCTGGCTCCTCGACATCGCCAACATCGCCATCGTCGTCCACCTCGTTGGCGCATACCAAGTCTTCTCTCAGCCTGTCTTTGCTTTCGTCGAGAAGAAAGCCGCCCAAGCATGGCCCGACTCCCCCTTCATCACCAAACACCACAAGCTCTCCATCTCTTCCTCCCGCTCCTACAATGTCAACCTCTTTCGACTCGTTTGGAGATCTCTTTTCGTCTGCTTCACCACCGTCGTCGCTATGTTGCTCCCCTTCTTCAACGACGTGGTCGGGATCATTGGGGCTCTCCAATTCTGGCCATTGACCGTGTATTTTCCTGTCCAGATGTATATTGTTCAGAAGAAGATACCTAAATGGAGTCTCAAGTGGGTTTGTGTTCAAACCATGAGCATGGGCTGCCTTTTGATCTCCTTTGCTGCTGTTGTGGGCTCTGTTATTGGTGTCATGCTTGATCTTAAGGTTTATAAGCCTTTCAAGACAACGTATTGA